The Pseudoalteromonas translucida KMM 520 genome segment AATGCTTGCAGTGTAATAACTAAGATATGGAATACTGCCCATACAAAGTGCAGTGGTAACTGCATAAAACCAATTGCGCCAATCAAGATGAAAATCAATTCACCTGCATACAAGTTACCAAATAAACGTAGTGCTAACGAAAATGGCTTAGAAACCAATGCGATAAGCTCAAGTAACAAGTTGAAAGGAATCAATAAAATTTGCACAAACACGTTATTAGAGCTAAACGGGTGAAGCGTTAGTTCTTTAATAAAGCCGCCAATGCCTTTGATTTTTATTGCAAAACCAACCATTAAAATAAATACGCCTAGCGCAAGTGCAGAGGTCATATTAATATCGGTAGTCGGTACAATTTTCATGTACACGTCGTGTGAGTCCATACCGAATGCCGTTTCACCAACGAAACCTGCAAATGAGGGTAAAAAGTCAACCGGGATTAAGTCCATTAAGTTCATTAAGAACACCCAAACGAATATCGTTAGGGCTAATGGTGCAATAAGCTTGCTTTTACCGTGGAAGGTATCGCGTACGTTGTCGCCAACGAACTCAACGATAATTTCAATAAAACACTGAAATTTCCCTGGTACACCAAGTGTTGATTTTTTTGCGGCACTACGGAAGATCCATAAAAATATTAGACCTAATCCGATAGACCATGCGAGGGTATCCACATGCCATGTCCAGAATCCACTATCCGCACATGCTTTATTGAAGGCTAAACCGGCATCGGTCGAACACATCTTCGCATTGGTCAAGTGGTGCTGAATATGGCTAGATAGAGTAACTTCTTCTGCAGCCATGTTATATCCCAAAGTTAATGTTTAAAAAAAACGGGTGCAAACAATCCAGTAAACAACACCAACACATAAGCACTAAAAAAAGGCAGTAACACTACCGGGTAAAGCTTTAGTATTAGCGCGAACAATATGATTGTTAGCATAAATTTTAGTCCGTTGCCGCGTTTTAACGAGGCATACGCTTGATTTGCTTTACTCGCACCCATATATCTGAATGCGTAGAGGGCAAATACTAAGTGGGGGAGTACTGCTACAGTGCCTCCAGCAAATGCTGATAGCCCGGCGTTTATTCCCCAACCTAAAAAAATAATTACTGTAGTAACTAACGCTACTACTCCCTGCAGAAGAATTAATTTCAATGCGGCAAGCCTATACGGCCTTGCTAACTTATTCGTCACGTTTAGTTAACCTTAATGGCGTTCTAATTGTCAGGGTATGAAAACTGGCGAAATTATACTTAATCCTGCCAGTTTTGCAACTTGAGTAGCTGTATTGTGGTGTAAAATAACGACAATTGTCTCATTTTAGACATGTTATTTATTAATGCTGGGAATAGTCTTGGTTGATACGGTTTAAAATGCCATCTAATTCATCAAGGTTAGTGTAAGAAATAACCAACTTACCTTTGCCTTTTTTGTTATAGTTTATTTCAACTTTGGCACCTATGTTTTCAGCGAGTTGTTGCTCTAACTGTTTAACATCTGGATCTTTTTCTGTTGCTTCTTTAGCGGCTACAGGCTCTAAAATTGAACGTACAAGCTTTTCGGTTTCTCGCACTGTAAGTGCTTTAGCCACAGCTAAACGCGCCGCATCAGATTGCGTATCTCCCTCAAGCGCTAATAAACAACGAGCGTGGCCCATTTCAATATCGCCGTGTTCTAACAATGTTTTTACGTCATTATTTAAATTATTTAGACGCAATAAATTAGTCACTGTAGTACGAGATTTACCAACGGCATCGGCTACTTGTTGATGCGTTAATTCAAACTCATTTAGTAAACGGTTTAAAGCAACCGCTTCTTCCATGGCATTTAAATCTTCACGCTGAATATTTTCTATTAAAGCAATAGCAACCGCAGCTTCATCGGGTACATCTTTAATAATACAAGGTACGGTATCAAGCTTAGCTATTTGCGCTGCACGCCAACGACGTTCACCGGCAATAATTTCATAGCTATTGTGTGCAATAGGGCGTACTACAATTGGCTGAATAATGCCTTGCGCGCGAATTGAACTGGCTAACTCTTCTAATGCTTCTTCCGACATATCTTTACGCGGTTGATATTTACCCGAGTGTAAAAATTCGATCGGTAATTTTTGTAATTCGCTTTGTTGAGATTGCGTTACATTGTGCATAATGTCAGTTGTATTTGACGAATTTTGCTCATTGCTACTTGTTGGTGCAGGTTTTGATGAACTTAACAGCGCATCGAGTCCTCGGCCTAAACCTCTTTTTTTAGCAGACATATTATTTTTTTACCTCAAAGTTAGGCGACAACTGGCGTTGTTTTTTCTTTTCTGCGTAACATTTCACCAGCCAGTGCTAAATATGCTTTAGCACCACTTGATGCCCGGTCATAATACATCGCTGGTGCACCAAAACTTGGTGCTTCGGCTAAGCGAACATTACGCGGGATCACTGTGCGGTAAACTTTATCGCCAAAATGTTGTTTTAATTGTTCTGATACATCATTAGCTAATCGATTACGCGGATCGTACATAGTACGAAGTATGCCTTCAATTTGTAGCTTAGGATTAACTAACTTGGCAAGTTGCGTAATGGTGTCCATTAATGCGGTTAAACCTTCTAACGCATAATATTCACATTGCATAGGGACTAAAATAGAGTCGGCTGCAGCCATGGCATTTACGGTTAACATATTTAAAGAAGGGGGGCAGTCAATAAAAATGAATTCATATTGATCTTTAATTTTTTCCAGCGCATTACGCAAACGCACTTCACGGGCAAATAATTCCATTAATTTTACTTCTGCAGCGGTTACATCACCGTTTGCAGCAATCATATGATATTCACCAGAGGTTTCTTTAATTATAACCTCTTCAATTGGCTTGTTTTCTATCAGCAAATCGTAAATAGTTGGCACGT includes the following:
- the atpB gene encoding F0F1 ATP synthase subunit A, whose product is MAAEEVTLSSHIQHHLTNAKMCSTDAGLAFNKACADSGFWTWHVDTLAWSIGLGLIFLWIFRSAAKKSTLGVPGKFQCFIEIIVEFVGDNVRDTFHGKSKLIAPLALTIFVWVFLMNLMDLIPVDFLPSFAGFVGETAFGMDSHDVYMKIVPTTDINMTSALALGVFILMVGFAIKIKGIGGFIKELTLHPFSSNNVFVQILLIPFNLLLELIALVSKPFSLALRLFGNLYAGELIFILIGAIGFMQLPLHFVWAVFHILVITLQAFLFMMLTIVYLSMASSDNH
- a CDS encoding ATP synthase subunit I → MTNKLARPYRLAALKLILLQGVVALVTTVIIFLGWGINAGLSAFAGGTVAVLPHLVFALYAFRYMGASKANQAYASLKRGNGLKFMLTIILFALILKLYPVVLLPFFSAYVLVLFTGLFAPVFFKH
- a CDS encoding ParB/RepB/Spo0J family partition protein; translation: MSAKKRGLGRGLDALLSSSKPAPTSSNEQNSSNTTDIMHNVTQSQQSELQKLPIEFLHSGKYQPRKDMSEEALEELASSIRAQGIIQPIVVRPIAHNSYEIIAGERRWRAAQIAKLDTVPCIIKDVPDEAAVAIALIENIQREDLNAMEEAVALNRLLNEFELTHQQVADAVGKSRTTVTNLLRLNNLNNDVKTLLEHGDIEMGHARCLLALEGDTQSDAARLAVAKALTVRETEKLVRSILEPVAAKEATEKDPDVKQLEQQLAENIGAKVEINYNKKGKGKLVISYTNLDELDGILNRINQDYSQH
- a CDS encoding ParA family protein encodes the protein MAKVIALANQKGGVGKTTTAVNLAASMAATKRKVLLIDLDPQGNATMGSGVDKYGDVPTIYDLLIENKPIEEVIIKETSGEYHMIAANGDVTAAEVKLMELFAREVRLRNALEKIKDQYEFIFIDCPPSLNMLTVNAMAAADSILVPMQCEYYALEGLTALMDTITQLAKLVNPKLQIEGILRTMYDPRNRLANDVSEQLKQHFGDKVYRTVIPRNVRLAEAPSFGAPAMYYDRASSGAKAYLALAGEMLRRKEKTTPVVA